From Drosophila subpulchrella strain 33 F10 #4 breed RU33 unplaced genomic scaffold, RU_Dsub_v1.1 Primary Assembly Seq354, whole genome shotgun sequence, the proteins below share one genomic window:
- the LOC119560307 gene encoding uncharacterized protein LOC119560307 → MGTLTAGILSLEFRAVLTEPFRIIQVRPKGKLLWINKDLDDLLSHSPVSSVVYFSQSKIRDVEADVPSFLTDIPRLLDVYLINCNRPINKIDCDNYDFKVPGVRFFPSEYKRIQQREKGKEEILKVIENRNKSPPYKLRNFILNALVSVELKTPGSPNFKPILSTDTVASLFRKTACKCISYIVLADQSERGSTVGRDTVLALLKREKILVRIVDNVTFFGNFGLKFLRKDHKLAIIPRFRRPIKLYPKSASGRSFAMAVITFLNEFA, encoded by the coding sequence AATTCAGAGCTGTTCTGACCGAGCCATTCCGAATAATTCAGGTGCGGCCCAAAGGAAAGTTGTTGTGGATCAACAAAGACTTGGACGACCTCTTGAGCCACAGTCCAGTCTCCTCCGTTGTCTACTTTAGCCAATCGAAGATTAGAGATGTGGAGGCGGATGTTCCCAGTTTTTTAACTGATATACCCCGTCTCCTGGACGTTTATCTGATCAACTGCAACCGTCCGATCAACAAGATTGATTGTGATAACTATGACTTCAAGGTGCCCGGAGTTCGCTTTTTTCCCAGCGAGTATAAACGCATACAACAGAGGGAAAAAGGAAAGGAAGAAATTCTCAAAGTAATTGAAAACAGGAATAAATCTCCCCCTTATAAATTGcggaattttattttgaacgCCCTGGTGTCGGTTGAACTAAAGACACCCGGCTCTCCAAACTTCAAACCCATTCTCAGCACGGATACGGTGGCATCGCTCTTTAGGAAGACAGCTTGCAAGTGCATCTCCTATATAGTTCTGGCCGATCAATCCGAGAGGGGATCCACAGTGGGCCGAGACACAGTGCTGGCCCTCTTGAAAAGGGAAAAAATATTGGTTCGCATTGTGGACAATGTCACATTCTTTGGAAATTTCGGTCTTAAGTTCTTGAGAAAGGATCATAAACTGGCCATTATCCCTCGGTTCCGCAGGCCCATTAAACTGTATCCAAAGAGCGCCAGTGGAAGATCTTTTGCAATGGCTGttattacatttttgaatGAATTCGCTTAA